Genomic DNA from Paenibacillus borealis:
TCGAAGGCAATGTCTATTTCTCGGATGCCAAATATCAGGCTACCTACACGGCAGCTGACCAAGGTAAAGTAACCGGTGTCACTGAAGTCAAGAAATAAGCTATTCTGTACAGGAGGTGTTCCCTTCAGGGCAATCTTGCCGGGGACACCTTTTTGGAGTTTTACCAGGAAAAGAGGTGCAGAACCCATGTTATCCGTCCGCAAGTCCGTCATACTCCCCCTCCTGCTGCTCCTTATCTCAGCCTGCAGCGGGCAAGAAGAGAAACAACAAGTGCAATATCGTATACAGTCCGGCCATGATCTTAGTATTCTAACGACTACCGACACACACTATTTATCACAAAGCCTCAGGGATCTCGGACCTGCCTTCAACCAGTTTCTGGCTGCCGGGGATGGTAAACAGCTGGGATACAGCAACGAAATGATGAAAGCCCTCGGATATGACATCGGAATCCGTAAGCCGGATGCCGTCATCATTAGCGGAGATCTCAGCAACAATGGTGAAGAAGCCAGCCATAAGGACCTGGCCAAACATCTGAAGACCATCGAACAGGAGACCGGAACCCGGGTATATGTTATACCCGGCAATCACGATATCCAGAATCCCTGGGCCCGTAAATTTAAGGGTAAGCGCCAATATTCTGCAGATTCCGTTACCGCCAAACAGTTCCGCAAGATCTATGGCAGCTTCGGTTATGATGAAGCGCTGCTGGAGGATAAGGACTCGCTGAGCTATCTGGCTGCCCCGTCAGATGATCTGTGGCTGCTCATGCTCGATACTGCACAATACAAAAATAATAAAGATCTGGGAAATCCTCAATTGGAGGGCAGGGTGAGCGCTTCAACACTGAAATGGATTGATGCGTGTGGTGAAATGGCTGCGGCACAAGGCGCGCAGATCGTAGCGGTCATGCATCACAGCCTGCTGGATCACAGTGACTTCATCCAGGAAGGCTTCACTGTGGATGATAACGGACAGGTTATTGACGCCCTGCTGCGCAATAATATCCATACCACTCTCAGCGGACACATTCATATTCAGGATATAAGTGAATATCAGAAGGACGGCAACAGCATATATGACATCGCAGACAGTGCATTATCTGTGTTCCCTCATCAATACGGTATCTTAAACTATTCCTCCGCCAACCAAACCCTGGACTACAGTACAGCTAAACTAGGGATGGAGCTGTGGGCTGCGTCATCGGGCAGTACAGACCAGAATCTGCTGCATTTCAACACTTATAGCGAAGCAAATTTCCGTAAACGCTCGGCGACCCGCAGTTATTCCCGTTTGATATCGGACACTGCGTACGCTAATTACACGGAGGAAGAGCTGAGCAAGATGGCGGATGTAGTCGGCCGGCTGAATGAGAATTATTTTGCAGGAACCGCAAGTACTGACAATGCAGCTGTAATCGCCACGGAAGGCTATCGCCTCTGGCAGTCGGCACCCGCCAGCGGGACAAGAAGTTACGTCCTGGGAATGGCTGCCCGGGAAACGAAGAACAATCATGAGCTGCATGTGCAGCTTCCGGTCCATTGATGTTTGCAGAGATGTTTGAAGAGCGGGTAATAGGTTTAAGTTAGGCTGGCAGGCCGTTTAACTTACACCTATTGCTGAGGAGATGATCGTTCAATGTTCAAGCGTATGGATGAAATTATGATTGAAATTCCGGACGTCGAGAAACCAGATCCGAATGCTGCTGCCGCTGTACAGGAACTGCTTGGCGGTAAATTTGGTGAGATGTCAACACTGAACAACTATCTGTATCAATCGTTTAATTTCCGTTCCAAAGAAAAGCTGAAGCCCTTCTACGATCTGGTGATGAGCATCACTGCAGAAGAGTTAGGCCATGTCGAACTCGTCTCTCATGCTGTAAACAAATGTCTGAGAGGTTCGACACAATATAAGAAGCCGGACTCCACTCCGCTGGATGCGGTAAAAGATGCCCGGCTGTCCTACCACTTCCTGGCCGGAGCCCAGGGTGCGATGCCGTTCGATTCAATGGGCAACCCATGGACCGGAGCCAATGTGTTCAACAGCGGCAACCTGGTAGAAGATTTGCTGCATAACTTCTTCCTCGAGTGCGGCGCAAGAACACACAAGATGAAGGTCTATGAAATGACCGACCATCCGGCTGCACGTGCTGTTGTCGGCTTCCTCCTTGTCCGTGGGGGCGTTCATGTGGTCGCCTATGCCAAGGCACTGGAGATTGCCACAGGCGTCAACGTAACCAAGCTAGTGCCGATACCTTCCCTGGACAATAAATCATTCAATGAAGCCAGAAAGTATGAAGAAAAAGGTGTTCATACGAAGCTCTATACCTGGAGCGATAAGGATTTCAGCTCCATAGACCAGATCTGGAAGGGCACCCATCCAGAAGACGGGCTTCCGCTAGAAGTTATTCAGGGCGTGCCTAAAGGCGTTCCGATTCCTGAAGCCCCTGAATCCAAGGAGGAATTCGCACCGGGGATCTCTGCCGAGGAATTCAAAGAGATTGCCAAACGGCTCAAGATGGCCGGTAATATCAAGGATTAGCGGCTAGGGTCAGCGCATAAATAATGCGGCGGACACAGCTGGCTGAATAAAGAAGCGGATGTTCCGGCAGCCCTGAGAGGAGGCTGCGGAACATCCGCTTTGTTGTGCGGGTTGGTGCAGGAGGTTGCGGATCATCCGCATATACCTCAAGATTCGCAGAATCCCTGACATTTACCGAATCAGGATTCGTAACAAAAAGAAGCTGCCGACTGCAGAACACCTGCAATATACTCCGAAACCCCGACATGTACAGGATGAACCAAATACGCCTCCATGTCCGCCATGCTCTCGTATTGCACGATCAGCATCAGATCATAGGAGCCGCTGCGGACATCAACCTCCACTTTCAATTCATGGATATGCCCGATTTGACCACGCATGCCCAGCAGCACTTCACGGGCTTCAGCAACACGCTCCGGGCTGCCGTCCTTCAGCTTGATTAACAGATTGTTCGTAATCATTGAACCGTTCCCCTTTCATTCTGAGGTTCAAGAAGCAGTGATGTGCTTGCCGCTTCGCGGCCATTTACCAGCAGCGTTAAGGTATGTTGTCCAGGATAATGCCGGCGGGTGGTCAGGTCGGCCCAGCGGTGCGTCCGTGCACCAGACAGTCTGGAACCGCCAGGGACGGTTTTGTCTGACAACAGAAAGAGCTTGCGGGAGGTCTTTCCTCCTGCCTTCACGAAGTCTATCCCGTATTCAATGCGGATACGCACCGGTTCACCTTCCCGGATGGTGAGGGCATACTGCAGTTCGCAGTGGTCACCGATCCGCAGCTCAGCCGGTTCTGCCGCGAGGACAGCCGCGGTGACCAGCGGCGCACCGCTCTCTTCAGGAGCATAACCGAACAGCTCCATAATCTCCGGGGCCGCCTTACGGATCAGCGACCGGCAGCCATGCCGCACAATCCAGTCCGTATTCACATTGTTGCCTTTCCAGCGGCGGGCTGTCTCAATGACGACGGCAGGATGATCCTTCGCGATATCGTTCAGATTGTTGGCCACACTCTTGCGTACATAGAGCGATGGGTCCGCCTTAAGCTTCTCCAGCAGCGGCAGCACCGGGGACGGATCGCGCTTGAACACCGGCAGCGCCTGACCCCATGGCAGACGGGGCCGGCTGCCTTCACTGGCCAGCCGCCGTACATGCTCATCCGGATGCTCTGCCCAGATCAGCATCTGCTTCATCATCCGCTGCGGGTCCCGCAGCATAAACGGCCTGACGGCAAACTCTGCAGAGGACTTCGGGGTGAACCGTTCCAGCGCGGCCATCGAAAGCTCCCAGTGCTCCTCCTTGCCGCCGAACACCTCGACGAAATCGGGGAAGATCAGATACGGGAATCCTACACAGTCTTTGTCTATCGCGTACAATATGTTCAACGCTTCTTCGTAATGTGATGGTAGGTAAGTGCCCAGGGTCTCGGTAATCCGCCGCATCCGCGCCTTAAGCTCGAGTTCCTCCCAAGGCTCTCTCATAGCCGTAGCGGTGAAGCCGTCCGTATCAAAAGAACCGTATACGGCATGGATCTTCGTGCCGAGGCTGCGCAGGAATTCCTTGTTGTACATTGCTTTTAATGGTTCCGCCATCCTATGATTCCTCCTGCTGATTGTGTTCAGATCACTTGTCAGAACAGCGTAACATAATTAACTGGACAGCCTTATGTCATGTTAGAGCCGGTAATGTATTGTGGGAAGCTTGTAGACTGGATACACAACGGTTATACCGTTCAGTTAATCAGCTGCTCCACTTGTTCAATGCTTTTCTTCGCCCGGCTGTTCAGCGCCCGTTTATCCTTAAGCCCGAGCTGCTGAAGCTCATGGCCGGGGTCTGTCACCAGCGGCTGACTTACCACACTTTCCAGCAGCTGCACGGTCACCCGGCAGGCGCTGAACAGCAGCTCGCGGGTAATCACCATTTTATGGGCGCGGATGATGTCCACCAGTGCTTCGGCATACATCAGTCTGACGATACTATCGGCGCTCATCAGATTGCGGGAAGCGAATGAAGCTGTCTTGTCCACAATTACCGCGTCCTGATAGTTCTTGGACAAGGCCTCAAGCCCGGCAACAGCCTCCCAGTCCCGGATCGACAGGCTTCCGCAACCTTCCGCTATCATCTCCTGAAACCATTGAAGCTCCATTTCCCGGGTAATGCCGTATTGTTTGTACTGCTTCAGGGCACCTTCACGATGCATTCGTGCTGCACTGCCCAGATGCCGGATGAATATATCCCGCGCCAGCCGCGTTTCTTCTTCCATATTGCCGTCCACCTTACTTCGTATGTTTATTCCATTGCAAGCGGAAACGCCTATGCCGTCCTTTAAAGGACTGTATCCGTTTCAGCGAGAAAGATAAGGAACATTTATTGCATGACCTATAAATTCTTATCTTTGTACATAATGCTTCAGCTGCGAATCTGTAACTCCTTGCCTCTAGCCTTCCGGCGTAATCTCATGGCTAAACTGCAATACATCATGATGTGCAAAATAAGTATACCCCACCTCAGGCTCAGCGTTAAACTTCACTACAACCAGAAAAGTCTTCTTTCTCTCAACACCACGCAGGAATAACCTCCCTCCCCTTCATCAATGAACGGGTAATATTTTCAACTATTTCAGAAAAGAAATCCTATTTTCAAAATCCGCTGCCTGTCGTAGAATAGTGTTTAAGATTCTACAACGTCATATTTATAATTATGAATGGAAGGAGCTGGAATTATGCCGCAGACACTTGTCCAAAATGCTGATTTTTGGGTTGCCGCTTTATCGCAGACCTTCGTGTCCGCGTTACAGCTCGACCCCGACGGGATGTACTCCCAGGTTGGAGTCGGAATTGTAGAAAAGTTCTCCGAGGAATATGTGCGGCTGAAAAGATTCGACGGTACTGTCTCGCATTATGCCCGCGATATCACCAAATTCCAGCACAATCAAGCCTCACGCCGCTAACAGGCTTAGGCTGTAATTTCCCTTTCCGGCGGAATTTTCCTGTTTGGGGCTTTAGCCTCGATGATGATACAGGTACTTTGCAGGGACCCCAGAACATATAAATTCATCTCTATTCAAAAAGGCGTACACATGGCTTGCCCATGCATACGCCTTTTGCCTGCTAGCAGACTGCACATTCGCAGTCTGTATAGCTTCAGCTCATAGAAGGCTCCGCGCCTCCCGCTGTCCAGAAGTCCGTCCCGGCAAAAAAGGGCTCTTTGCCTGCCGCCGCTTCCTTCTCTTCTGGAATATACGCCCAGGCTGCACGCTTAGAACGTACAGGGTCATCAGCGGCTATGCCGTATTCCCGGTAAACGGCCGTCTGCATATTCCCGGGGTTCCCCCAGTGGTCCCAGCCGGAGGGATGAATATGGCCGCCCAGCCGGCAGTTCACCACGTCCGTTCTGGCATAGCTGCGCCAGGGACGGCCCAGGTAGACTCCGCTGACCTCCGGGTCCGCCGTAAAATAACACTCGTTGAACAGATAGCCGTACTCCTGATGCTGCGGCGTGGATGCCGCTGTTATGTAACCCGGCCCATCGTCATAATGACGCAGACTGCGGATCTCACAGTGCTCGAAATAAGCCGCTGCTCCGCCAAAAATAAAATCAATCGTCCCCTCGATATAACAACCCGTGTACAGCTGGCGGCAAACGGCATGCTTCTCCTTAAGCGGAATGCCTCCAAAGGCCTTCCCTTCTTTGGTATACGGCGGCAACGGTCCGGTGAACAGCGTATCCTGATGCCCCCTGAAGCTGCAGTTCCGGAAAATGGTCTCATCACAATGGGCGGATACGGCTACAGCCTGCCCGATGTTCTCCCCCTGTCCTGCCGTGTTGGCAATGATCAGGTTCTCAAGCTTCAGCCTCCGGCCGCCGAGGAACAATGTCGGTGTCGCAAAGGTTCCCTGCTCTTCCCCTGAGTGGTCCAGTTCCTTGGCATGCCTGTTCATGGTGATTACCACCTCCCCGATGCCCACTATATTAAGATGGGACCGGTAAATCCTTACCGCCTCTTCATACACCCCTGACATAATATACAGGGTCACCGGCTTCTCCAGCGGGTCCCGTTCAAGTTCATCCACTGCTGCCTGAATGGTTGGATAATCGCAAAATTCCCCTTTGCCTACCAGCATGGCTTTCTCCCCCTTATAATTCTGATGTAACCCCGGATCAGCGCTGCAAATACTCGTATTCTGCACAAGCCAGCAGGAAAGCACCTAATCCCTTTTGGTCATTGGTGATTATCGGCTCGCTTATATAGTAGGCGTAGCTGCCGTCCCGCTGATCCGCTCCGCCGAGGCCGGCCACCTGGCAGGTTTTGTTCAAGTTAAGCCAGCCTTCTCCAGTCTCCAGCACGAACTCGGAAACCAGCCCGTTCATTGCGCGGTCCAGCATCTTGTGCCAGCCGCTGCCGAGCAGTCCGAGCCTGATCCCCTTAGCTGTTGCATAGGTGATCATGCTGGAAGCGGAGGCCTCCAGGTAATTGCCCTTGCGCTTCCCCTGATTCGGCACCTGAAACCAGACACCCGATGCACGGTCCTGCACCTTCGACAGAGCAGATAAAGTACCTGTAAAAATCCGGGTTAGCTTCTTATAATCCGCATGATCCGCAGGCAGCAGCTCCAATACGTCAGCCAGCGCCATAACGTACCAGCCCAGCGAACGTCCCCAGAAATTCGCCGACAGGCCTGTAGCAGGATCGCACCAGTGCTGTAAGCGCTTTTCATCCCAGGCATGATAGAGCAGTCCTGTTTCGTGGTCTCTGGTATGCTGTGCACTCAGGATAAACTGCCGGGTGACATCGTCCAGTCCCTCACCGTCTTCAAAAGCTAGCAAATACTCCAGATAGAAAGGCGAACCCATATACAGGCCATCCAGCCAGATCTGATTCGGATATATGCTCTTGTGCCAGAACACACCTTCTGAGGTGCGGGGATGACTTCTCAGCTGTGATCTGAGCAGCTCTGCCGCCAGCCGGTACTTCTCAAGCCCTGTCTGCTTATATAGAACAAACAGCAGCTTGCCGTTATTCAAATGATCGATATTATACTCGTCCAGACGGTAGCCGCGGATCGTACCTTCTTCGCTGATGAAATAATCCATATTGTCACGGATGAACTGATAATATTTCTGTTCACCCGTCCGCTCCCATAGAAGCTGAAATCCCTTCAGAATTACTCCGTAATCATAGGACCATCTGCCATCATATCCTCTGTCTTCATACAGCCTCGGTGTACGGGCCATAATGGAATCCGCCATGCGGACACCAAAGTCAGTTCTTATCATAATCAGCTTATTACCTCCTGCAGTGATGTTCAGCGGGAAAAATGAGGATCAATTCATGTGCACAGCACACATCTATTCTTATCTCTAGATTATACCGCTGGCTGCAGCAATGTTCCAGATAAAATTTTAACGTGTGCATTTCAATAAACTCTTGACTTGAAGCGGCTGCAGCACTAAACTGAAATCGTTAACAATTCTGTTTTCCCGGAGAGATATTATGATTACCATCAAAGATATTGCACGCGTCGCCGGCGTCTCCCACACGACTGTATCCAGAGCGCTGAACGGCAGCCCGCTGATCAAGAAAGTCACCCGGGATAAGATTGAGCGAATCGCCGCGGAAATGAATTATGTGCCGAATTACAGCGCCAAGAGTCTGGTTACGAAGAGATCGTTCACCATCGGGCTGTTCTTCTCAAGCATTGAGCAGGGTACTTCAGCCAGCTTCCTGGTTGATGCTATCAAAGGCATTACGCATATCCTGGATGAGAACTACAATCTGACGGTTAACGGAATAGACGGTGTCCATAATTTCAGCAATATTCAGCCCCAGCGTTTCGACGGCATTCTGGTCATGAGCCAGAGCGATGAGGATAATGCCTTCATCTATCATGTGAAGAAGATGGGCATACCGCTTGTGGTGCTGAACCGCCAGCTGGAGGACCCGGGCATTATGAATGTTGTAGCCAATGACCGCGAAGGCGTGAAGGAAGCAATTGATTACGCTGTGCTTCAAGGGCACCGGAAGCTTGCTATTATTGAGGGGAAGCCCGGATTCAAATCTTCCAGCGAACGCAAGCAAGGGTTCATGGACAGCCTGATCGCAGGCCGTCTGGCGCTGAATCCAGATTATTTCGCTTCAGGAGATTACAGCATCGAGAGCGGCTATGCGGCGATGACCACACTGCTCAGCCTTGAGGATCAGCCTACGGCTGTATTCTGCTCCAATGATGATATGGCCATTGGCGCGATGAACGCCTGTTATGCCCATAAGGTCGATGTGCCGGGACAGATTTCGCTGATCGGATTCGATGATATTATGTTCGCCCGCTATACGAACCCTGCCCTGACCACCGTCCGCAAGCCCATTGCAGAGATCAGTGAACTCGGTATGAAAATGCTGATTCAGCTGCTGCTGCAGCCCGAGACAGAACCGCAGCAGTTATTCGTCAAGACCGGGCTCACGGTACGCGATACTGTCGCCAAGATCTGAGCGCAGGCTCTGCCGCAGTGAATTACCGGCACCTGCCGGGTTACCCGGCTTGCCCGTTTTGTATTTTCAGCAGACACGGAAACGTCTTACAATGACGGTATTTCCGGATCTGCTCAAAATAAAATGTTAACGTGTGCATTTTAACATTATATTTTAAAAGGAGATCATGACCATTATGACAAACCGTTTATCCAGAAGCACTCACCCGGAGTTAACCCTGCATCCCGAGCGGATGATCCAATTCGGTGAAGGCAATTTCATGCGCGCCTTCGTGGACTGGCAGCTGCAGCAGATGAACAATCAAGGTCTGTTCAACGGAAGCGCGGTGCTGGTACAGCCGATTGAACAGGGGCTCGGCGGATTCATGGCCGCCCAGGACAATCTCTACACCGTGCTGCTGAACGGTATTATGGATAACCAGACAGTCAACTCGCGGGAAATCATCTCTTCGGTCAGCCGTGTAATTAACCCTTATACCGATTACGAGAGTTACCTTGCGCTCGCTGAGAAGGATGAGCTGGAATTCATCACCTCCAACACGACGGAAGCCGGTATTGCCTATCTTCCGGGCGACCGTGCAGACGGCACGCCGCCGAAGAGCTTCCCTGGCAAGCTGACTGCGCTGCTCCACCGCCGTTTCGAGCTGGGCAAAAAAGGCTTCGTCATCATCCCCTGCGAGCTGATCGACCGCAACGGCGAGAAACTGCAGGAGATTGTGCAGCAATACGCCGCTGACTGGAATCTGGGCGGGGAATTCCTGCAATGGCTGAAGGAGGAGAATACCTTCTGCTGCAGTCTGGTTGACCGGATCGTTCCGGGTTATCCGCGTGATAAGGCCGCTGAGCTGGAAGCCGAGCTGGGTTATCTGGACAATGTGATGGTTACAGCCGAGCCTTTCCTGTTCTGGGTCATTGAAGGACCGGAATCACTGGCTGAACGGCTGCCGCTGGCCAAGGCCGGACTGAATGTTGTGGTCACCCCTGATATGACTCCATACCGCGAGCGCAAGGTTCATCTGCTGAACGGACCGCATACGGCTATGGTTCCTCTAGGGCTGCTGGCGGGTCTGGAAACCGTTGAGGATGTTATGAATGACGAAACGTTCTCCCGCTTCGTGAAGCAGCTGATCGAAGACGAACTGATTCCTATGCTCGATCTGCCTGCGGAAGAGCTGCTGTCCTATGCCGGTGCCGTGCAGGAGCGGTTCAGAAATCCGTTCATCCGCCATGAGCTGACCTCTATCTCACTGAACAGCATCTCCAAATTCAAAACCCGGCTGCTCCCGGTGCTCCTCCGCTATCAGCAGGAACGCGGCAAGCTTCCGGAGCGGATTACGCTCGCCTTCGCCGCACTCCTGCTCAGCTACCGGGGAGACCGTGTGCCGCTGCAGGACAGTCCGGAAATCCTGGAGATTTTCACACAGGCATGGAGTGATCCGGCAAGCTTCGCAGGTACCATTCTCAGCAACACCAGCCTGTGGGGACAGGATCTGTCCTTGCTGACTGGACTGGAAGCTGAAATTAACGTCCATCTGCAGCAGCTGGAGCAACAGGATTCCCGCGCCGCATTGCAGCAGCTTGTCGGCTAAGCAATAACTAACAAAACTTAGGAGGGTCCAACATGAAGCACTTAATGAAAATGAACCCCAGAGATACAGTAGCTGTAGCCCTGCGGCCGATATCGGCCGGGGAGCAGCTCACCATAGACAGCTTGACGCTTCAGGCAGCCCAGGATATTCCGCAGGGCCACAAGATTGCCCTGGCCGATTTCCAGATTGATGAGGTTATCACCAAATACGGTTATCCTATCGGCCATGCCATCGCTCCGATTGCCGCAGGGGACTGGATTCATACGCATAATATCAAGACCAATCTGTCCGGCGAAGAGGAATATGAGTATGTGCCGGATGTTCATCAGGTTACCTACCCCCGCCGTGATCTGACCTTCCAGGGCTACCGCCGGAGTAACGGCAAGGTCGGCATCCGAAATGATCTGTTCATTATCCCGACGGTCGGCTGTGTGAACGGGATTGCCGAGCAAATGCTGCAGGAGTTCAAGGCTGAGCATCCCGATCTTGGCGGCTTCGATAACTTCACGGTGCTGAAGCATCCTTACGGCTGCTCCCAGCTCGGCGATGATCACCGCATGACGCGCAGCATTCTGCTCGACGCGGTGAATCATCCGAATGCCGGCGGGGTGCTCGTGTTCGGACTTGGTTGCGAGAACAACATTGTCGCCGAATTCCGCAGCATGCTGGGCGATTATGACGAGTCGCGGGTGAAATTCCTGGTTGCCCAGGAGGTGGGCAATGAGGTAGAAGCCGGCCTTGAGCTGCTGGAGCAGCTGTATGAGGCTGCGAAGCACGATGTCCGTGAGCCGGTTCCGCTCAGTGAGCTGAACATCGGCCTGAAATGCGGCGGCTCCGACGGGTTCTCCGGGATCACAGCCAATCCGCTGCTGGGGGCGTTCTCCGACTTCATCATCTCCCAGGGCGGAACCTCGGTGCTGACGGAAGTGCCGGAAATGTTCGGTGCGGAGAAGATGCTGATGGCGCGTGCAGAAAGCCATGAGGTCTATGAAGAGATCGTGTCGCTGATCAATAACTTCAAGCAGTATTTCCTCTCCTACGGCGAACCTGTATACGAGAATCCTTCTCCCGGCAACAAAGCCGGCGGCATCAGCACCCTGGAGGACAAATCGCTGGGCTGCACCCAGAAGGCCGGAACCTCGCCGGTGGTGGATGTGCTGCAATACGGCGTGAAGCTGCGCAAAAAAGGGCTGAGCCTCCTGCAGGCTCCCGGCAACGATCTGGTAGCCGCCTCCGCTCTCGCAGCTTCGGATTGCCAGCTGGTGTTGTTCACGACCGGGCGCGGAACGCCGTTCGGCAGCTTTGTGCCTACGGTGAAGGTGGCCACCAACAACGATCTTTTTGCCAAAAAAGGCCACTGGATGGACTTCAACGCCGGTCCTCTGCTGGAAACACCGATGGCCGATGTGCTGGAGGAATTCATTACTTATATCATTGATGTCGCCAGCGGCCAAAAAACACGGAACGAGCAGAATGAAGTCCGTGAGCTGGCTATTTTCAAAACCGGCGTTACGCTATAAACCCTATCCAAATTCATGCAAAGGGAGATCTTATCCATGTTTCTTAATGAAGATTTCATGTTATCCAGCGATACCGCACGCCAGCTCTTTCATCAGCATGCCAAAACAATGCCGATTGTCGATTACCATTGCCATCTGGACCCGCGCGAAATCTATGAAGATAAACCGTTCGGGAACCTGACGGCAGCCTGGCTCTATGGTGACCATTACAAGTGGCGGCTGATGCGCGCGAACGGGGTGCCGGAATCGCATATTACCGGGGACGCCTCCGATTATGATAAATTTCTGGCCTGGGCCCGCACGCTCCCGAAAGCCATCGGCAACCCGCTGTACAGCTGGACCCACCTGGAGCTCCGCCGTTTCTTCGGCGTGAATGAGCTGTTGAATGAAGCTTCTGCGCCGGCCATCTGGGAGAAGGTCAACCGCAAGCTGGCCGAACCGGCGTTCACCCGGCGCGGTCTGATCCGCAGTTCGAACGTCAAGGTAATCTGTACTACCGATGATCCGGCAGACTCGCTGGAATACCACAAGCTGCTCAGAGACTCTGAGACCGCGTTCCAGGTGTTCCCGACCTTCCGTCCCGACAAGGCACTGAACATCGATGCCGAGGGCTTCAGCGCCTGGATCGGCAAGCTGGAGGAAGCCGCCGGCCAGCCGGTTAAGACTTATGCAGCCTTGCTTGAGGCACTGGGCAATCGTGTTGACTTCTTCCATGAGCATGGCTGCCGCCTGTCAGACCATGCCCTCGATGTGCTGCGTTACGAAGCCGGTGAACCGGAAGCTGTAGAGGCGATCTTCGCCAAAAGACTGCAGGGTGCGGCGCTGTCACCGCAGGAAATCACTCTCTACCGCACAGAGCTGCTGACTGCACTGATCGGCTTCTACCAGGCCAAAGGCTGGACCATGCAGCTTCATCTGCATGCCTACCGCAACAACAACACGCCGATGTTCCGGAAGCTCGGGCCGGATACCGGATACGACGGCATTAACGATCTGCCGCTGACCACACCGCTGTCGCA
This window encodes:
- a CDS encoding UxaA family hydrolase, with translation MKHLMKMNPRDTVAVALRPISAGEQLTIDSLTLQAAQDIPQGHKIALADFQIDEVITKYGYPIGHAIAPIAAGDWIHTHNIKTNLSGEEEYEYVPDVHQVTYPRRDLTFQGYRRSNGKVGIRNDLFIIPTVGCVNGIAEQMLQEFKAEHPDLGGFDNFTVLKHPYGCSQLGDDHRMTRSILLDAVNHPNAGGVLVFGLGCENNIVAEFRSMLGDYDESRVKFLVAQEVGNEVEAGLELLEQLYEAAKHDVREPVPLSELNIGLKCGGSDGFSGITANPLLGAFSDFIISQGGTSVLTEVPEMFGAEKMLMARAESHEVYEEIVSLINNFKQYFLSYGEPVYENPSPGNKAGGISTLEDKSLGCTQKAGTSPVVDVLQYGVKLRKKGLSLLQAPGNDLVAASALAASDCQLVLFTTGRGTPFGSFVPTVKVATNNDLFAKKGHWMDFNAGPLLETPMADVLEEFITYIIDVASGQKTRNEQNEVRELAIFKTGVTL
- the uxaC gene encoding glucuronate isomerase is translated as MFLNEDFMLSSDTARQLFHQHAKTMPIVDYHCHLDPREIYEDKPFGNLTAAWLYGDHYKWRLMRANGVPESHITGDASDYDKFLAWARTLPKAIGNPLYSWTHLELRRFFGVNELLNEASAPAIWEKVNRKLAEPAFTRRGLIRSSNVKVICTTDDPADSLEYHKLLRDSETAFQVFPTFRPDKALNIDAEGFSAWIGKLEEAAGQPVKTYAALLEALGNRVDFFHEHGCRLSDHALDVLRYEAGEPEAVEAIFAKRLQGAALSPQEITLYRTELLTALIGFYQAKGWTMQLHLHAYRNNNTPMFRKLGPDTGYDGINDLPLTTPLSQLLDRAESGSGLPKTILYSLNPGDYPALLALLGCYQKDTAGKLQLGSGWWYNDTRSGMRQQLTLLAEGSLLGNFVGMLTDSRSFLSYTRHEYFRRVLCELIGELAERGEAPDDIDLLGAMVEDISYNNAAGYFGFQTSGSSVEVTAR